One window from the genome of Oceanisphaera sp. IT1-181 encodes:
- the mfd gene encoding transcription-repair coupling factor, with the protein MIQIASPTPRPKASLGQLLGSSLSLAIAQQVIREQQLVLLVVPDTPTALRLEQEVRHLLKQDESQKQPLPVQLFPDWETLPYDQFSPHQDIISQRLETLYGVPTLKRGVLIVPITTLMLRTPPRDWLEQNSLLLKTGDKLDMHGLRSRLERAGYRAVDQVLTHGEYAARGALLDLYPMGSREPFRIDFFDDEIDTLRPFDPDTQRSRDTVSSVRLLPAREFPTDAPAIERFRGNYRERFALRNEPESLYHRVSQSQFPAGIEHYFPLFFEHTQTLFDSLPESLLVLTVGELSASAETFWQDVQTRYEERRYDTMRPLLPPDELYLQPNAVLAELNHWPQLQLNQTPVLEKGDRLNAPISPLPELEVEHQKSEPLSRLLSFCKDFKGRVLFSVETAGRREALIELFAGSAIKPWPYNSLSEFAEGKDAIGLLVGPLSQGFILSAKAAKNSIALICEGDLLGGRVIQRRRREKSKSLSPDTLIRNLAELSIGQPVVHLDHGVGRYTGLQTLDAGGLKSEYLTLEYAGGDKLYVPVTALHLVGRYSGADDPTLNKLGNETWAKAKRKAAEKVRDVAVELLDVYARRAAQPGQAMTHDKVAYRQFSDSFPFEETDDQLMAINAVLTDMTQPKAMDRLVCGDVGFGKTEVAMRAAFVAVHDGKQVAVLVPTTLLAQQHYDNFRDRFANWPVRIEMISRFKTGKEQEKVLAGMEDGTLDIVIGTHKLLSKDIRFKDLGLLVVDEEHRFGVRQKDQIKALRADVDILTLTATPIPRTLNMAMGGMRDLSIIATPPAKRLAVKTFVRESDPATIREAILRELKRGGQVYYLHNDVQTIDNTAETLATLVPEARIAVAHGQMRERELERVMTDFYHQRYNVLLCSTIIETGIDVPTANTIIMDRADKLGLAQLHQLRGRVGRSHHQAYAYLMTPDPKRMTTDAKKRLEAISALEDLGAGFALATHDLEIRGAGELLGAEQSGQITTIGFSLYMEMLEQAVKALQSGKEPALDQLLRTQTEIELRVPALLPDDYIPDVNMRLSMYKRIATAEDDVQLRELQVELIDRFGLLPEPTKNLVALASLKLKANPLGIDKIDASANGGNITFAQDAPIDPMFLVGLLQSQPRLYKMEGPTKLRFAIPSHDAAARLALINDLLTELSKHQTS; encoded by the coding sequence ATGATCCAGATAGCTAGCCCCACGCCCAGACCTAAAGCCAGCCTTGGGCAACTGCTTGGCAGCAGCTTAAGTCTCGCCATCGCCCAACAAGTGATCCGCGAGCAACAACTGGTGCTGTTGGTGGTGCCGGACACGCCCACCGCGCTGCGTTTAGAGCAAGAAGTGCGGCACTTGTTGAAACAAGACGAAAGTCAAAAGCAGCCATTACCGGTGCAGCTGTTCCCAGACTGGGAAACTCTGCCCTACGATCAGTTTTCGCCCCACCAAGATATTATTTCCCAGCGGCTAGAAACCTTATACGGCGTGCCGACCCTTAAGCGCGGCGTGCTGATCGTACCCATTACCACGCTCATGCTGCGCACCCCGCCGCGGGACTGGTTAGAGCAAAACAGCCTGTTATTAAAAACCGGCGATAAATTAGATATGCATGGCCTACGCTCACGCTTAGAGCGCGCCGGCTATCGGGCTGTGGATCAAGTGCTGACCCACGGCGAATATGCGGCGCGCGGTGCCCTGCTCGACTTATATCCGATGGGTTCTCGCGAGCCTTTTCGCATCGACTTTTTCGATGATGAAATCGATACCCTGCGACCCTTTGACCCAGACACCCAGCGCTCTCGCGATACCGTAAGCTCGGTGCGCCTGTTACCGGCACGCGAATTCCCCACCGATGCACCGGCCATAGAGCGCTTTCGCGGTAACTATCGCGAGCGCTTTGCGCTGCGCAACGAGCCTGAATCTTTGTATCACAGAGTCAGCCAAAGCCAGTTTCCCGCCGGTATTGAGCATTACTTCCCGCTATTTTTTGAGCACACTCAAACCCTGTTTGACTCCCTGCCCGAGTCTTTATTAGTGCTTACCGTGGGCGAGCTATCTGCAAGCGCCGAGACCTTTTGGCAAGATGTACAAACTCGCTATGAAGAGCGTCGCTACGACACTATGCGACCCCTGCTGCCACCGGATGAGCTGTATCTGCAACCCAATGCGGTATTGGCCGAGCTGAATCACTGGCCGCAATTACAACTTAACCAAACGCCAGTATTAGAAAAAGGCGACCGGCTCAATGCGCCCATTAGCCCGCTGCCCGAGTTAGAAGTTGAGCATCAAAAAAGCGAACCTTTAAGTCGGTTACTGTCGTTTTGCAAAGATTTTAAAGGCCGGGTGTTATTTTCGGTGGAGACTGCCGGTCGACGTGAAGCCTTAATTGAGCTGTTTGCAGGCTCCGCCATTAAGCCTTGGCCTTATAACAGCCTTAGCGAATTTGCCGAGGGTAAAGATGCCATCGGCTTATTGGTCGGCCCGCTGTCGCAGGGTTTTATCCTGAGTGCCAAAGCCGCGAAAAATAGCATAGCGCTCATTTGCGAAGGCGACTTACTGGGTGGGCGCGTTATTCAGCGCCGCCGCCGTGAAAAGTCCAAGAGCCTAAGCCCAGATACGCTCATTCGTAATCTGGCCGAGCTATCCATTGGCCAGCCGGTGGTGCATTTGGATCACGGCGTGGGCCGCTACACAGGCCTGCAAACGCTGGATGCAGGCGGATTAAAGTCCGAATACTTAACGCTGGAATACGCCGGCGGCGACAAGCTGTATGTGCCGGTAACCGCGCTGCATTTAGTAGGCCGCTACAGTGGTGCTGACGACCCCACCTTAAATAAGCTGGGTAACGAAACCTGGGCCAAAGCCAAACGCAAAGCGGCAGAAAAAGTTCGAGACGTAGCGGTGGAATTACTGGATGTATACGCGCGCCGCGCCGCACAACCGGGCCAGGCCATGACTCACGACAAAGTAGCCTATCGCCAATTTTCGGACTCCTTCCCGTTTGAAGAGACCGACGATCAGCTAATGGCCATTAACGCCGTGCTCACCGACATGACTCAGCCCAAAGCCATGGACCGCTTAGTGTGTGGTGATGTGGGTTTTGGTAAAACCGAAGTGGCAATGCGCGCCGCCTTTGTGGCGGTGCACGATGGCAAGCAAGTGGCAGTATTAGTGCCCACTACCTTGCTGGCGCAACAGCATTACGACAACTTTAGAGACAGGTTCGCCAACTGGCCGGTGCGCATAGAGATGATCAGCCGCTTTAAAACCGGCAAAGAGCAAGAAAAAGTCTTGGCCGGCATGGAAGACGGCACCCTAGATATTGTGATCGGGACTCATAAGTTATTAAGCAAAGATATTCGCTTTAAAGACTTAGGTTTATTGGTGGTGGATGAAGAGCACCGTTTTGGCGTGCGCCAAAAAGATCAGATCAAAGCGCTGCGCGCCGACGTGGACATTCTTACGCTCACCGCCACGCCCATTCCGCGCACCTTAAACATGGCCATGGGCGGCATGCGTGACTTGTCGATTATCGCCACGCCCCCGGCCAAGCGCTTAGCGGTAAAAACCTTTGTGCGTGAGTCAGATCCTGCCACCATCCGTGAAGCCATCTTGCGTGAGCTCAAACGTGGCGGTCAGGTGTATTACCTGCACAACGACGTGCAAACCATCGATAATACCGCCGAAACACTGGCCACTCTTGTGCCAGAAGCACGCATTGCCGTGGCCCACGGCCAAATGCGCGAGCGCGAGCTAGAGCGGGTGATGACCGACTTTTATCATCAGCGCTACAACGTATTATTGTGCTCCACCATTATTGAAACCGGCATCGACGTGCCCACCGCCAACACCATTATCATGGACCGCGCAGATAAACTCGGTTTGGCGCAATTGCACCAGTTGCGTGGCCGTGTGGGGCGTTCTCATCATCAGGCCTATGCCTATTTGATGACGCCAGATCCTAAGCGCATGACCACGGATGCCAAAAAGCGCCTTGAGGCCATTTCAGCACTAGAGGACTTAGGTGCCGGTTTTGCACTGGCCACTCATGACCTTGAAATTCGCGGTGCCGGCGAGCTGCTGGGTGCTGAACAAAGTGGTCAGATCACCACCATCGGCTTTAGCCTGTATATGGAAATGCTTGAGCAAGCGGTCAAGGCCCTGCAATCCGGCAAAGAGCCGGCACTGGATCAATTGCTGCGCACCCAAACCGAGATTGAACTGCGGGTACCGGCACTCTTACCAGACGATTATATTCCCGATGTGAACATGCGCTTATCCATGTATAAACGCATTGCCACCGCCGAAGATGATGTGCAGCTGCGTGAGTTACAAGTAGAGCTGATTGACCGCTTTGGCCTATTGCCCGAGCCCACCAAAAACTTGGTGGCACTGGCCAGCCTTAAGCTAAAAGCCAATCCATTAGGCATAGATAAGATCGACGCCAGCGCCAATGGCGGCAACATAACATTCGCCCAAGACGCGCCCATCGATCCCATGTTCTTGGTCGGCCTCTTGCAAAGCCAACCGCGCCTCTACAAAATGGAAGGGCCAACCAAGCTACGCTTCGCCATACCCAGCCACGACGCCGCCGCAAGACTCGCGCTAATCAACGACTTGTTAACTGAGCTAAGCAAGCATCAGACTTCGTAA
- a CDS encoding lipoprotein-releasing ABC transporter permease subunit codes for MFQPLTLMLGLRYAGARGQRSFASFVSGFSTIGILLGVAALIVVSAVMNGFEQQLKDRLLSVIPHAVVTDAQGKLADPAQYQTLFADNKTVLASAPFIRAEAMVQGPRHLTGVEMYGIDPANGQDSILQTIDARTREYFEYLPYGLVMGAGVAYSLGVEAGDQVRVTVTEGSRFTPLGRVPSQRLFTVVGTFSTGTDVDNLLIITRLEDANRLLRYAPNQASGLRLWLDDPFALSALPALPDGLEYETWQHSRGELFQAVAMEKRLMSLMLALIVLVAAFNILSAMVMVVTDKEAEIAMLQTLGLSRERIMTVFMIQGGFSGVLGSLLGFGLGVLVSLNLDAVLNVLGINFYGAAGGSQLPVLLLPTQLITVLFSTLILCVLASLYPAWRASRVHPAEALRYE; via the coding sequence ATGTTTCAACCCCTGACGTTAATGTTGGGCTTACGCTATGCAGGCGCACGAGGCCAACGTAGCTTCGCGTCCTTCGTATCTGGCTTTTCGACCATCGGTATTTTGCTCGGTGTGGCCGCACTGATTGTGGTGTCGGCGGTGATGAACGGCTTTGAACAACAGCTTAAAGACCGGCTGTTAAGCGTGATCCCCCATGCTGTAGTGACAGATGCTCAAGGTAAATTGGCGGATCCCGCCCAATACCAAACGCTGTTTGCTGACAATAAAACCGTGCTAGCGAGCGCGCCTTTTATTCGCGCCGAAGCCATGGTGCAGGGGCCGCGCCATTTAACGGGCGTGGAGATGTATGGCATAGACCCCGCTAATGGGCAAGACAGCATCTTACAAACCATTGATGCGCGCACCCGTGAATACTTTGAATATTTGCCCTATGGCTTAGTGATGGGGGCGGGCGTGGCCTATTCATTAGGTGTTGAAGCGGGCGATCAGGTGCGCGTAACCGTGACCGAGGGTAGCCGCTTTACGCCGCTGGGTCGCGTGCCCAGCCAGCGCTTGTTTACGGTGGTGGGCACCTTTAGTACCGGCACCGATGTAGACAACCTGCTGATTATCACTCGTTTAGAAGATGCCAACCGTTTATTGCGCTACGCACCCAATCAAGCATCAGGCTTGCGTTTGTGGTTAGACGACCCCTTTGCGTTATCGGCCTTACCAGCGCTGCCCGATGGGCTTGAATATGAAACCTGGCAGCACAGCCGTGGCGAGTTATTTCAAGCGGTAGCCATGGAAAAACGCTTAATGAGCCTAATGCTGGCGCTGATCGTATTGGTGGCAGCCTTTAATATTTTGTCGGCCATGGTGATGGTGGTGACCGATAAAGAAGCGGAAATCGCCATGCTGCAAACGTTAGGTCTTAGTCGCGAGCGCATTATGACGGTGTTTATGATCCAAGGTGGCTTTAGTGGCGTGTTGGGCAGCCTATTGGGCTTTGGCCTAGGCGTGTTGGTGAGCCTCAACCTAGATGCCGTGCTCAATGTGTTGGGCATTAATTTTTACGGTGCCGCGGGGGGCAGCCAGCTACCCGTGCTGTTATTACCGACCCAGCTGATTACCGTTTTGTTTTCTACTTTAATTCTTTGCGTGTTGGCCAGCCTGTATCCGGCGTGGCGAGCATCACGCGTTCATCCTGCCGAGGCGTTGCGTTATGAATAA
- a CDS encoding PilZ domain-containing protein: protein MAQQEQRMMADPYFSIDYRAQVNLCPLADGETVPDVDTLEAQIPAPFKLISEVTRIDTNNARMLRNLDEHAGDLVEIINSQSRKIDLVLSYVLASEDDPAERHHTLTLGGGGFTFISPTVWANDSILRFKLFLPELSVAVYGYGQIKAQEEAQEPHHYRCDFTAIREQDRDALIRASLQLQAKQLKARAERRAQKDGPTT, encoded by the coding sequence ATGGCGCAACAAGAGCAGCGAATGATGGCAGACCCTTATTTCAGCATCGACTATCGAGCACAAGTTAACTTGTGCCCCCTGGCGGATGGCGAAACCGTGCCCGACGTCGACACCTTGGAGGCCCAAATTCCGGCGCCATTCAAGCTTATCAGTGAAGTTACCCGCATCGATACCAATAACGCCCGCATGTTGCGCAACTTAGACGAACATGCCGGCGATTTGGTCGAGATCATTAACTCACAATCACGTAAGATCGATTTAGTGCTCAGCTATGTATTAGCCAGCGAAGACGACCCTGCTGAGCGCCATCATACCTTAACCTTAGGCGGCGGCGGTTTTACTTTTATCTCACCTACCGTTTGGGCAAACGACAGCATTTTACGCTTTAAGCTGTTTTTACCCGAGCTATCGGTGGCCGTATACGGTTATGGTCAGATTAAGGCGCAAGAAGAGGCACAAGAGCCTCACCACTATCGCTGTGACTTTACTGCCATTCGCGAGCAAGACCGCGACGCCCTTATTCGTGCCAGCCTGCAATTGCAGGCTAAGCAACTTAAAGCCCGCGCCGAACGCCGCGCCCAAAAAGACGGCCCCACAACATAA
- the lolD gene encoding lipoprotein-releasing ABC transporter ATP-binding protein LolD, giving the protein MNNPLLVVENLTKTHLDGAEPITILDGVSLQLAKGESLAVVGSSGSGKSTLLHLLGSLDAPTSGRVLIDGDDLHQMRSRAQARFRNQHMGFIYQFHHLLGEFSALENAAMPLLIAGRPVSEAKAEAEKLLKRVGLGHRLEHRPSALSGGERQRVAIARALVNKPRLVLADEPTGNLDAHSASEVFALLSELQSELGTGLVVVTHDLGLAARLDRQCQLIDGRLVDGQLVDGRWANEGLLRTKDQLVVAKLISQQEQA; this is encoded by the coding sequence ATGAATAACCCCCTATTAGTGGTTGAAAATTTAACCAAAACTCATTTAGACGGCGCCGAGCCCATCACCATTTTAGATGGCGTGAGCTTGCAGCTAGCCAAAGGCGAAAGCTTGGCGGTGGTCGGCAGCTCGGGCTCGGGCAAGAGTACCTTATTGCATTTGCTGGGCAGTTTAGACGCGCCTACTAGTGGGCGAGTATTGATTGACGGTGATGATCTGCACCAGATGCGCAGCCGTGCTCAAGCGCGGTTTCGTAATCAGCACATGGGCTTTATCTATCAGTTTCATCATCTGTTGGGCGAATTTAGCGCATTAGAAAACGCTGCCATGCCGCTGTTGATTGCCGGCCGACCGGTAAGTGAAGCCAAAGCGGAAGCGGAAAAACTACTGAAGCGCGTGGGTTTAGGCCATCGTCTTGAGCACAGACCCTCCGCGTTATCCGGCGGTGAGCGCCAACGAGTAGCCATAGCCCGCGCCTTGGTGAATAAGCCGCGCTTGGTGTTGGCGGATGAGCCCACCGGTAACTTGGACGCACACAGTGCCTCTGAGGTGTTTGCCTTATTGTCTGAGTTGCAAAGCGAGTTGGGCACCGGTCTGGTGGTAGTGACCCACGATTTAGGCTTGGCGGCACGTTTGGATCGCCAATGTCAGCTGATAGACGGTCGCTTAGTGGATGGCCAGTTAGTGGACGGGCGCTGGGCGAATGAAGGCTTGTTGCGCACTAAAGACCAATTGGTAGTGGCCAAACTGATTTCACAGCAGGAGCAAGCTTAA
- a CDS encoding FAD-dependent oxidoreductase codes for MNTHPCHAAIQRPLTVGILGGGVAGATVALRLADLGINTLLIEASNGLLNGPPICHLHAGGNLYREISDIQCLTLLRQSIDSVRAYPHSINRRPTVIAIPTSDAGDANALLPRLKQVAKEYQRLVAMDPANKVLGEPDDYYRCYTREQFVALAERPLPKKAQSHDDWLIPLAHNLNPDTLKFPLILVQEYGWSLFRMAATATLALQDSPHCQLLLNTRATDLVQLPDGWLINTENHAGTGSNQQHKVDFLVNACGFRTGLVDDMAGYRRQRLVEYKAAYVAHWQTEGIWPEVIFHGERGTPKGMAQLTPYPNGVFQLHGMTDSITLFKNGLVASNALSAQPQLPKSYQTQIDQGWQSEDVTARTQGAIDHMARILPAFASATVGGKPLFGAQQIPGSDPSLRAADVSFEGAHYARVEIVKASSALTAADRIVAKLADLGWLKWDCLEQSVEGLVMSNELQNPRLSPQLAITSQHSATQVEALAIKLAHERGYPSALALNMN; via the coding sequence ATGAATACACACCCTTGTCATGCCGCCATTCAACGCCCCCTTACCGTCGGTATTCTAGGGGGTGGCGTGGCCGGTGCTACGGTAGCACTGCGCCTCGCGGATTTAGGCATTAATACCCTGTTAATTGAAGCCAGCAATGGCCTGCTCAATGGCCCGCCCATTTGTCACCTGCATGCGGGCGGCAACCTGTATCGCGAAATTAGCGATATTCAGTGCTTAACCTTACTACGCCAATCCATCGACTCGGTGCGTGCCTATCCGCACAGCATTAATCGCCGCCCGACTGTGATTGCTATTCCGACTTCAGATGCAGGCGATGCCAATGCGCTCTTACCGCGACTCAAGCAAGTGGCCAAAGAATATCAGCGCTTAGTGGCCATGGATCCGGCGAACAAGGTATTGGGTGAGCCAGATGATTATTATCGCTGTTACACCCGCGAGCAGTTTGTGGCACTGGCCGAACGGCCCCTGCCTAAAAAAGCCCAAAGCCACGATGATTGGTTGATCCCATTGGCGCACAATCTTAATCCCGACACTTTAAAGTTTCCGCTGATTTTGGTGCAAGAATACGGCTGGAGCCTGTTTCGCATGGCGGCCACCGCCACGCTGGCGCTACAAGATTCACCCCATTGCCAGCTGCTGCTGAATACGCGCGCCACGGATCTTGTGCAATTGCCCGATGGCTGGCTGATTAATACAGAAAATCATGCCGGTACTGGCTCAAACCAACAGCACAAAGTGGATTTCTTAGTTAACGCCTGCGGCTTTCGTACCGGCCTTGTTGATGATATGGCGGGTTACCGTCGCCAGCGCTTGGTGGAATACAAGGCCGCTTATGTGGCCCATTGGCAAACCGAGGGCATTTGGCCAGAGGTGATCTTTCACGGCGAGCGCGGCACGCCCAAAGGCATGGCGCAATTAACGCCCTACCCCAATGGCGTATTTCAATTGCACGGCATGACCGACAGCATAACGCTGTTTAAAAACGGCTTAGTGGCCAGTAACGCCTTAAGTGCCCAGCCACAATTGCCCAAATCCTATCAAACGCAAATTGATCAAGGTTGGCAGAGCGAGGATGTGACCGCTCGCACCCAAGGTGCTATCGATCACATGGCCCGCATCCTGCCTGCATTCGCCAGCGCCACCGTGGGCGGCAAGCCGCTATTCGGTGCCCAGCAAATTCCAGGCTCAGACCCCTCGCTGCGCGCCGCCGATGTGTCCTTTGAAGGTGCGCACTATGCGCGAGTAGAAATCGTCAAAGCCTCATCGGCGCTCACGGCCGCGGATCGCATAGTGGCTAAATTAGCAGATTTAGGTTGGTTGAAGTGGGACTGCCTAGAGCAAAGTGTTGAAGGTTTAGTGATGAGTAATGAGTTACAAAATCCACGCCTCTCGCCGCAACTGGCCATCACCAGCCAACACAGCGCCACGCAAGTAGAAGCACTGGCCATTAAGCTAGCGCATGAGCGCGGCTACCCATCCGCCCTAGCGTTAAATATGAATTAA